The DNA region gcgccccaacgcacgtttcgtgttaAACTTCTTCAGGagacgcctcctgaagaagtttaacacgaaacgtgcgttggggcgccgGGGAATTCCTGTCACCAGCATCATGCCTGTTCCATTAAGTTGTAAGTTTTGCTCACTTCATAGCATTTTTGTCAATGCATTTCCAATAGGTCCACTGGGACATggttgcactttgcactttcttAATGCTGCTATTTGAGACTTAGTCTCCTGTTTGCACTGACCTTATAGATATAGATTATATATGTTCAGCTAATGTGCTTTCAATAGGTCCACTAGGACACTGCTGCACGTTGCACTTTTTGTAAAGGCTGCTACTTTAGATTGACTCTTTTTTTGTGATTGCACTAATCTTATATTTATTGGTCGCTTATGATTAGCATTTTGGTTATGAGCAGTTATTTTCTACTATGGCATTGATGATGCTGGTCACAGTACTCCCTGTATCATGTGGTATCCAGTAGTTCTTTTTAATAATTAGTCTTATTTATTCTTGAGTTGTATAACTTGTTATttcattaataaaattatttatgcAAGGCTTATACTCTGAGTGTGGTTTTTGTACCGCTTGTTGTAATACTATGTTTAGTTGAGTTTGTGTCCTCTCTTACCCTTTGGGACATTTGGTTTGGTGTTATCAtacaatgatgagagtagtactctcatcagtcaatgcctgtgaccggcggtaacctttttaGTGCAGGTCACAGGagctggctcacactgtcatctgtaatgaacttaccgctgatcagagtttcttgtgctgtcacacagatgagagTTTGAGAAAAACCGGATGTTCGAGcttccaaacctgaacagtaaggccggggtcacacatgcgagttttacggacgtaagagcgcagaaactacgtctgtaaaactcgcataacatacggcacaattattctcaatggggctgctcctattagccgtatattatggttcagtattatacggctttctacggccgtacaaaatcgcagcatgctgcgtttgtcagcgtattgcgcaaaaacaatcgccaatgaaagtctatgggggcgagaaaaatacggattccacacggaccagcagtgtgacttgcgagaaatacgcagcggtgttagtgaaaagtcggtaattcaattgccggcttttcatttcttctgcacaaacccgacaggatatgagacatggtttacatacagtaaaccatctcatatcccctttttttttgcatattccacactactaatgttagtagtgtgtatgtgcaaaatttcagcgctgtagctgctaaaataaagggttaaatggcggaaaaaaattggcgtgggctcccgcgcaattttctccgccagagtggtaaagccagtgactgagggcagatattaatagccaggagagggtccatggttattggcccccccgtggctaaaaacatctgcccccagccaccccagaaaaggcacatctggaagatgctcctattctggcacttggccactctcttcccactccctgtagcggtgggatatggggtaatgaagggttaatgccaccttgctattgtaaggtgacattaagccagattaataatggagaggcgtcaattatgacacctatccattattaatccaattgtttgaaagggttaaaaaacacacacacattattaaaaattattttaatgaaataaacacagcggttgttgtaataatttattgctctctcaatccatttccaggccctcgcttggcaaaataataaacgcacaagatacataccttctgatgtcagatcacttcccacgaagtaatccatctgaaggggttaataattttacaggcacgagccctgctataatgcagctgtgctcgtgcttgtaattccccggcgaatgaatgaaatgtaggtcattgacctacatttccttcagtcgcggtgatgcgccccctggtggatgtcctcatatgacctggagcgtgggaaaaagttcccaggctgcagttcatgagaacatccaccagagggcgcatcaccgcgactgaatgtaagtacagatcctgctttcctttcagcacccggggattacaggcatgagcgagtggtttatcgcagctcgtgcctgtaatattagttaaccccttcagatggattacctcgttggacgtgatctgacatcagaaggtatgtatcttgtgcgtttattattttgccaagcgagggcctggaaatggattgagagaacaataaattattacaataaccgctgtgtttatttcattaaaatactttgaaatcatgtgtgtgtgttttttaaccctttcaaacaattggattaataatggataggtgacataattgacgcctctccattattaatctggcttaatgtcaccttacaatagcaaggtggcattaacccttcattaccccatatcccaccgctacacgggagtgggaagagagtggccaagtgccagaataggcgcatcttccaaatgtgccttttctggggtggctgggggcagatgtttgtagccacgggggggccaataaccatggaccctctcctggctattaatatctgccctcagtcactggctttaccattctggcggagaaaattgcgcgggagcccacgccaattttttccgccatttaaccctttatttcagcagctacagcgctgaaattttgcacatacacactactaacattagtagtgtggaatatgcaaaaaaaacggggatatgagatggtttactgtatgtaaaccatgtctcatatcctgtcgggtttgtgcaggagaaatgaaaagccggcaattgaattaccggctgttcacagatatcgcgctgaatgaaatctaaatacagaatatatatatatgtgtctcaattacatatatatatatatatactgtatatatgttttccctaacatttgagcacataaatccattagatgtcggttttgcaagcctgcgtgaaaatctcgcagtacggatgccatacggattacatacggaggatgccatgcgcaaaatacgctgacacaccctgactacggatcaatatttttggaacatttctccgtattacggccgtagtacggacgtataatacgtggcgtattgtcttacgccaagtgtgaccccagcctaacaaggacttcagggagaagtctgtgtttgggaACCGTGCACATACACTAGATGTTCATTATGGACCCGGAACGTTACAGTTCAAATTAGCTGATCCCTACCGATGATGATTAGACAGCTCTAGTGCCACATTTATAATTTAGATGATGACAGTTTAGCCTACATGATGGTATACATAATCTACAAGCTTGTTTAGGGGACCATAGGGGTGAGATAATCACAGTGTCATTCAAACAAATAGATAAGGTACTTAGTCTAGCGGGTCATGTGATGCTGGGCTGATGCACCTTGGGATTTATAGCCATGCACAGAAAAATAAAGTCCAGGATAAGAGCAAGGAATCAAGATTGAGCCTGAAAGTTTATCAGTGCTAGTGAAATTATGTTAACAAGGGGGTAACCTAGAGGAGGTATTGAGGTAGTTGCCTACAGGCCCTGGTGCATAAGGACACTCACAGGTCACAAAAACATTTTACATGGTACAATGTGTGTGCActgtttttataatttttaaattgAGGCCTTGGAACTTGTTTTTTACGTAAAAAATGCACTTATGCCATTCTTGAAATAACCACTTTATTGTTCTTGTCAGTCCATTGTTGTACACCAACTTTTTCTGTTTAAGTCGACCTGCCATTCATTTTTCATAATTTATTCATACTTTATAAGAATATTAAACCTGGGAATGaaatgattaaaaaatatataGGAATACTCTGTACAGGACATAATGATAGTGAGCACATGGTCCATACACTGGAACATATACAATCTGGACCAGAAAATTATTGAATCCTCTGAAAACCTTTACAATAAGAGTAAGGTTCATTTTCATTGCACACTGTATGTCAATATTATCTGCATCACTTAATATTTAATTCACAAataacactttttaaaaaatagATCACATATTTTAATGTCCTTCAGGTTTTTTTAATTCCCAAACTCGTTGCCTGTAAAATGTGTCACTAAGAATTGCACTCTTCACAGTGACAAGAAAGAATATAGCGGTATGTGGCGGTGAGCCGGATACCTCCGGAGCAGCGAAGCCTTATTGCTTTCAGCTTAGAAGTTTGTGGCCGGCAGCAATGGCATGTGGAACGAAAAGGTTGTTTTAGAACTGTGCTGAAAGAAACAAGAGGGTCCGAGCGGGATGTTTGACTGCAGCGTCCTTCACACCGGGCCAGCAATACCATCTACAAGATAAAAGGAAAAAGTAAAATGAAAGGAGAGTAAACTTCAATTTCTTTAACTATGTGTTTAAAGAGATATTTTTCATTTTAAAGGGGTGGTTTGAAGGTCAAAGAAATTTTcatctaaatccctatctattcggTATAAAAAACTGGAGGAAGATGAGTAGAGAGTGAACAAACAAAAGTTTAATTAGTATACATATTAAACACAACTAGTGGTACAACAAGTATGTAAAACAGAACAAAGATAAACAAACCAGAGGTCAGCCAAAAGTTATCCCATCAACTCTGGAAAAGCAATGAATAGGTACTGTATATCAGGGTAAAAGAGAGGCACATCACTGCAATATAAACTGCGTCTATGAACCAAGTGAACCTACTAgtgcagaggtctcaaactgcattcctcga from Ranitomeya variabilis isolate aRanVar5 chromosome 3, aRanVar5.hap1, whole genome shotgun sequence includes:
- the NDP gene encoding norrin; the encoded protein is MGNYVLVSWITALSLIAILTNANIKKSNTFITESDPARCMRHHYVDSINHPQHKCTAKMVLLARCEGRCSQTSRSDPLVSFSTVLKQPFRSTCHCCRPQTSKLKAIRLRCSGGIRLTATYRYILSCHCEECNS